A single Larimichthys crocea isolate SSNF chromosome VIII, L_crocea_2.0, whole genome shotgun sequence DNA region contains:
- the cebpa gene encoding CCAAT/enhancer-binding protein alpha, whose translation MELSNLYEVAPRPLMSTITHGQQPSSGYREPADLGGEIGDNETSIDLSAYIDPAAFNDDFLADLFHHSSRQDKLKIMNGDYDPVQCGSGPQQLYMSNYTESKLEPLYEHNPPRIRPVAIKQEPRDDEDLNPGMPPTYHHPHAPQYSQHAPQQQQPHLQYQIAHCAQTTMHLQPGHPTPPPTPVPSPHHHHHHHQHHQHPHQHPQQGGMKLLEQRAGGGKHKKHVDKSSPEYRLRRERNNVAVRKSRDKAKLRNMETQQKVVELTTDNDRLRRRVEHLTRELDTLRGIFRQLPDGSFKPLGS comes from the coding sequence ATGGAGCTCTCCAACCTGTACGAGGTCGCGCCCCGACCCCTGATGAGCACCATAACCCACGGCCAGCAGCCCTCCTCCGGCTACAGAGAGCCCGCAGACCTCGGCGGAGAGATCGGAGACAACGAGACGTCCATCGACCTGAGCGCGTACATCGACCCGGCCGCCTTCAACGACGACTTCCTGGCGGACCTGTTCCACCACAGCTCCCGGCAGGACAAGCTCAAGATCATGAACGGGGACTACGACCCGGTGCAGTGCGGTTCAGGTCCGCAGCAGCTCTACATGTCCAACTACACGGAGTCCAAGCTGGAGCCGCTCTACGAGCACAACCCGCCCCGGATCCGGCCGGTGGCCATCAAGCAGGAGCCCCGGGACGACGAGGACCTGAACCCGGGCATGCCTCCCACCTACCACCACCCGCACGCTCCGCAGTACTCCCAGCATGccccgcagcagcagcagccgcaccTCCAGTACCAGATCGCGCACTGCGCGCAGACCACCATGCACCTCCAGCCGGGTCACCCTACCCCTCCGCCGACCCCGGTGCCGAGcccgcaccaccaccaccaccaccaccagcaccaccaacaCCCACACCAGCACCCGCAGCAGGGCGGCATGAAGCTGCTGGAGCAGCGCGCGGGAGGCGGGAAGCACAAGAAGCACGTCGACAAGAGCAGCCCGGAGTACCGGCTGCGGCGCGAGCGCAACAACGTGGCCGTGCGTAAGAGCCGCGACAAGGCGAAGCTGCGCAACATGGAGACGCAGCAGAAGGTGGTGGAGCTCACCACCGACAACGACAGACTGAGGCGGCGGGTGGAGCACCTGACCCGGGAGCTGGACACGTTACGGGGCATCTTTAGACAGCTGCCGGACGGATCCTTCAAACCACTGGGCAGCTGA